The Megalobrama amblycephala isolate DHTTF-2021 linkage group LG7, ASM1881202v1, whole genome shotgun sequence genome window below encodes:
- the patl1 gene encoding protein PAT1 homolog 1: MFRFQSFDDDCTLEEEEGLVEEEDEIDQFNDDTFGAGAIDDDWQEEHARLAELDELVRDVPPGATDASSGDLPPAGSNANPSALPPPSSSSRLYPDIDERAGGDLAESLTRLILGSDPAIAGVGTASSDRSHFPPKLSGQAPHPSALAGQSLMRSYQHHQHLLHRGPAPLSQINSHSIWENSMGFGPVNSGLVNQKEDKTLMSIIKEVGLPNRPPTLSREEGRDLSERVPPPRSSSPVIGSPPVRAVPIGTPPKQPMSQVLNQQNNHPSAVHVRASVPLRYPPPFPERLSPNNLLSIANSPLSHPPFPAGVGPVLSQIQRAQLLNSQVGQFQRGPAPPLLQGGVGGFRPFFGQSGPRMGPHGPPLGHAPIRHNTTHLHPQHRRMLNQRMQNRGSGDHMRGVGDRKNRDPYSNLMTQREKEWVARIQMMQLQSTDPYLDDYYYQNYYEKMEKRQERDRDNRKEHTTKLITPQVAKLEHTYRPVQFAGSLGKLTVSSVNNPRKMIDAVVTTRSDDEEKREKQVWNKRRQILYTVEKMYSLLLEVQDFEKKFLQTPEHQRDALLEQHKTHTLQLYNSLREKEWDDRVSDEQCLMIMSVRKGKRLISRLLPFLPQPQAAAVVMGIARNLPALAKKDKQDQVLCWLVEPVTAVIQSMSSTSLTDLLQELQGREGQLPLVLQNKFGVTLLYLILSEGERMQSSDPNCQLMDDNRWTELVFSVTRELLKVPSSALSSPLFTPPNLVSLFSRYVDRQRLELLQEKLQITSLSR; the protein is encoded by the exons ATGTTCCGTTTTCAG TCTTTTGACGATGACTGCACcctggaggaggaggaagggtTGGTAGAGGAAGAAGATGAAATTGACCAGTTCAATGATGACACTTTCGGAGCAGGGGCAATCG ATGATGATTGGCAGGAGGAGCACGCCCGCCTGGCAGAGCTTGACGAGCTCGTTCGAGATGTGCCGCCGGGAGCGACCGATGCCTCCTCCGGTGACCTCCCTCCTGCTGGCAGCAATGCCAACCCTTCGGCTCTCCCGCCACCTTCCTCTTCCTCCCGGCTTTACCCTGACATAGATGAGCGGGCTGGCGGTGACCTGGCGGAGTCATTGACTCGTCTCATCTTGGGCTCGGATCCTGCTATTGCTGGAGTGGGCACTGCCAGCTCGGACAGATCTCACTTTCCTCCGAAGCTGTCCGGTCAGGCTCCTCATCCCTCGGCATTAGCTGGACAGTCTCTGATGAGGAGCTACCAACATCACCAGCATCTCCTGCACAGAGGGCCGGCTCCTCTTTCACAG ATAAACTCTCACAGTATTTGGGAGAACAGTATGGGCTTCGGTCCTGTTAACTCTGGACTAGTCAATCAAAAAGAG GACAAAACACTTATGTCCATTATCAAAGAGGTCGGGCTTCCAAATCGGCCTCCCACACTCAGCAGAGAAGAAGGGCGAGATTTGTCCGAAAGGGTTCCGCCGCCTCGCTCCTCCTCACCTGTGATTGGAAGTCCACCTGTAAGAGCTGTACCTATTGGAACGCCTCCGAAACAGCCCATGAGTCAAGTCCTCAACCAGCAG aatAATCACCCTTCAGCCGTTCACGTGAGAGCCTCTGTGCCACTGCGCTACCCTCCTCCCTTCCCTGAGCGTCTGTCCCCCAACAACCTGCTCAGCATCGCT AACTCGCCGTTGTCTCATCCTCCATTccctgctggtgttggtcctgTTTTGTCTCAGATACAGAGAGCCCAACTGCTCAACTCTCAG GTTGGTCAGTTCCAGCGTGGTCCAGCTCCTCCATTATTACAGGGGGGTGTTGGGGGTTTCAGGCCGTTCTTTGGGCAGTCTGGTCCTAGAATGGGTCCCCATGGGCCTCCTCTCGGCCACGCACCCATCAGGCACAACACCACCCACCTGCACCCACAGCACCGCAGGATGCTCAACCAGAGGATGCAGAACAGAGGCTCAGG TGATCACATGAGAGGTGTTGGAGACAGGAAAAACAGAGATCCTTACAGCAATCTAATGACTCAAAGAGAGAAGGAATGGGTAGCAAGAATCCAAAtgatgcagcttcaaagcaccGATCCATATTTGGATGACTACTATTACCAG aattattatgagaaaatggagAAGCGCCAGGAGCGGGACAGAGACAACAGGAAGGAACATACCACCAAACTCATCACTCCTCAGGTGGCCAAACTGGAGCACACTTATCGTCCAG TGCAGTTTGCCGGCTCATTAGGAAAACTCACTGTCTCCAGTGTCAACAATCCAAGGAAAATGATTGATGCTGTGGTAACCACCCGCAGTGATGATGAG GAAAAAAGAGAGAAGCAAGTGTGGAATAAAAGACGACAAATCCTTTACACTGTGGAGAAG ATGTACAGTCTACTGCTAGAAGTGCAAGACTTTGAGAAGAAATTCTTGCAAACCCCTGAGCACCAAAGAGATGCCCTGCTAGAACAGCATAAAACCCACACGCTGCAGCTCTACAACTCCCTCCGAGAAAAAGAGTGGGACGACCG AGTGAGCGATGAGCAGTGCTTGATGATCATGTCTGTGCGTAAGGGGAAACGCCTCATCTCCAGACTCCTCCCCTTCCTGCCACAGCCACAGGCGGCTGCTGTTGTCATGGGAATAGCTAGGAACCTTCCAGCCCTGGCCAAGAAAGACAAACAAGACCAG GTTCTGTGTTGGTTGGTGGAGCCAGTCACAGCGGTTATCCAGTCCATGTCGAGTACCTCCCTCACCGATCTCCTTCAGGAGCTACAGGGCAGGGAAGGACAGCTTCCCCTCGTGCTGCAAAACAAG TTTGGCGTGACGCTGCTGTATCTGATTCTGAGTGAAGGAGAGAGGATGCAGAGCTCGGATCCCAACTGTCAGCTCATGGATGACAACCGCTG GACTGAGTTGGTGTTCTCTGTGACCCGGGAGCTTTTGAAGGTCCCGTCCTCTGCGCTCTCGTCACCGCTGTTCACTCCTCCAAATCTAGTGTCGCTGTTCTCTCGATACGTGGACCGGCAGAGACTTGAGCTCTTGCAGGAGAAGCTACA GATCACATCTCTGTCCAGGTAG